Within Nocardioides rotundus, the genomic segment TTGGCCGGGCTCGCCCACGGGGCCGCTGCCGCGGTGCTCTTGATCGCCTGCGCCCCCCTGCTCGTCGCGCTGGCCGTGCTCGTCCGGTTGGACTCTCCCGGGCCCGCGCTGTTCGTGCAGAAGCGCGTCGGGCGCAACGGGCGCGAGTTCCCGATGATCAAGTTCCGCACGATGCACGTCGACGCCGAGCAGATGCTCCAGGCCATCATCGAGCAGAACGAGTCGGAGGGTGGCGTGCTCTTCAAGATGAGGGGCGACCCCCGCATCACCCGCCTGGGCAAGGTGCTGAGGGCCACGTCTTTGGACGAGCTGCCCCAGTTGCTCAACGTCGTCCGCGGCGAGATGGCGCTCATCGGTCCGCGGCCAGCTTTGCCCCGAGAGGTTGCGGAGTACGACCAGCGTGCCCGTCGTCGCCTCGCGGTGCGTCCCGGGCTGACCGGGTTGTGGCAGGTCAGCGGTCGGTCGAACCTCTCGTTCGAGGACGCGGTGCGCCTCGACATCGACTACGTCGATAACTGGTCGCTCCGCCGGGAGGCCGGCATCGCCTTCCGGACCGTCGGCGCGGTAGTGCGGAGGGAAGGGGCCTACTAAAGGAACAGCTCCCGTCCGAGTGGCAGCACTCGGTCGGCGAAAGTCTTCCCAGCGCACGCGCGCGGGGAAGCCACGCCGGTGTCCGGAACGACCCTGCGCCGTTGAGGGCCCCCACCTCGGCCAGTGGAATCCCATGCGTTCCGGACACCGGTCCTTTGTGTGCCAGCGAACCATCGCGCCCCCCCCCCCCCCCCCCCCCCCCGGGAATTTCCCGATTCCCCTGCGCCGAGGCCGCAACCCAACTAAAGTATGAAAGGTGAGCAGACTTAATCTCCCCTCGATCCCTGCCTTTCGGTTCATTCACACCATCGCTGGTGTGGGTGTCGCCTGTCTCATGGCGACCCTGCTGATGGTGGTCTCCGCCCCCCTCGCCCTCGCGGCGGACTCGACCGTGGCCCGGCTGGCATCCTTCGACGGCAGCACCGCCGGCTGGAAAGTCGCCGAGCGCAGCACGCGACTGGCCCACGCGGCCGGGTCCGGCAGCGGCGCCGCCCGCGTCTACAAGGTGCGGCAGGGGCTGCGTGCGACGCTGACCCAGCGGACGGGCAACGAGGTCATCCTGCGACGTGGGGAGACGGCCTTCGTTCAAACGAGCGTGCAGACGTCGCGGGCCCGCACTGTGATCTTGTGGGTCACTCAGCGCAGTGCGTCGGGAAAGGTCCTGCGGGCACAGAGCGTCCGCCGTGATCTGCGTGGCGGCACCTGGGCCACGATGTCGCTCAAAACCCCGTCCGCGGGTGACGGCAGCAGGCTGCGGGTGAGCATCGTGGCACCACGGCTGCGGCGGGCCACGATGAAGGTCGACTACGTCAAGGTCGCGGTGGAGACGCCGGCTCCGGTCCAGCCCGCCCCCGTGCAGCCGGCGCCGACCCAGCCCGCCCCTGCACAACCGGCACCGGTCCAAACCTGCGTCAACGACCCGATGGGGATCCCCAGCAGCGGCTCCTACGCCGGCGCGACCGTGTCGGGCACCAGTTCCCTGTCCGGTCGGGAGGCTCAGTTCGGGACGACGCTTCCGATCCGCCGCGACTACTTCGGTCCTGGAGACATCGACAAGGCCGTCTCCAAGGTCAGGGCCGACCATGCGGCCAAGCGTCTCCCCTGGATCAGCTTCAAGCTCCCGGGCACCTGGAAGCAGATGGCGGACGGCGAGTACGACGCCTGGGTCCGCGAGCTCACGGCCAAGTTGGCGGCGACCGACGGACCGGTCTGGGTTGCCTTCCACCACGAGCCCGAGAATGACTCGCAGCCGGTGGCGGAGTGGACCCGTATGCAGGCCCGACTGTCCAAGATCGTCCACGCGGGATCTGACAACGTCGCCTTCACGATCATCTTGATGGGCTGGCACCAGGCCTACGGCACGGATCCCAGGCTCAAGCTCGATGCCCTTTGGCCCGGAGACGGCACCGTCGACGTTCTGGGGCTCGACCCGTACAACTGGTACGGCCACGTGCGCTCCGACGGCGCGCGGATCAGCGACCGCTCGGACCTGACGAAGTACTGGAACGTCTTCAGTTCCTTCGCCAAGGCTCACGGCACGCGGTGGGGTGTGGCTGAGATCGCCTACAACGATTCCGCGGCGGAACTGGATCCCGCATGGATCTCTCGGGCGTACTCGCAGATGACCGCTGCCGGCGGCGTGGCGATGTCGTACTTCGACACCTCCTACAACACTCTCGGTAACACCTGGGTGTTGGATCTGGCCATCAAGCGCCAGGAGGTCGCCAAGAACATCGCGCAGTCCCGCCGGATCTGCTGAGTCGGCCCCACTCCGCTACGATTCGAGGTATGGGGGAGACCGACGTCGACGTGGTCATAGCGACCAAGGACCGACCAGAGCTCCTGCGGCTTGCGCTTGACGCTGTGCGACGGCAGGACCACGACGGCGTCGTACGAACCTTCGTCGTCTTCGACCAGTCCGAGCCCGACTTCTCGATCGCATCCGATGACCCGCGACGCCCCGTGCGCGTGATCACCAACAGCCGCAAGCCGGGACTGGCCGGCGCGCGGAACTCGGGTGTCGAGGCGGGGGACGCCCCCTTCGTGGCCTTCTGTGACGACGACGACGAGTGGCTGCCCGCCAAGGTCAGCCGCCAGCTGAGCGCGTTCCGAGCACACCCGGAGGCCCTGACGTCGGTCACCGGGATCTTCGTCCTCTATCGGGGCCGCGAGATGCCGAGGGTGCCCGACCCGGCCGACCTGCGGCTGGACCGGCTCGTCCGGGACCGAGTGATGGAGGCCCACCCGTCGACGGTCATGGTTCGTCGTACCGCACTGGATGGGCCGATCGGCTGGGTCAACGAGGACGTGCCGGGCTCGCACGGGGAGGACTACGACTGGATCCTCCGAGCGGCGCGAGCAGGGCAGTTCGCGGTGGTCGGGGAGCCCCTCGTCAAGGTCGTGTGGGGGCAGTCGATGTTCTCCACGAAGTGGCCGACCATCATCGCGGCCACCGACTATCTCCTCGAGCAGCACCCCGAGTTCCAGCGGGACCGCAAGGCCCTGGCCCGGATGTACGGACAGCGAGCGTTCGCGCTCGCGGCGTCCGGGCGGCGCCGGGAGGCGTTCTCGCAGGTGTGGAAGACCGCGCGGGCCAACCCGACCGAGAAGCGGATTCCGGTCGCCTTGACCGTCGCGATGGGTCTGGTGCGCGGCGAGCAGGTCATGGATCTGGCGCACAGGACCGGCCGTGGCATCTGACCCGCCCGGGTCTCGGATGGCGTCTGCTCTGCTGGGCGCTTTGTTGCTCTCGGGTTGTTCGATGTCCGGGGGCGACTCCCTCGCGCAGGTGTGGGACTTCGACGACGGGCCGGCCGGCTGGAGCACGGCAGGCGGTCGGCCGGCAGCCATCACCGACGGCCGAAGCGGTGGGGCCATCACCGATGCGACCGCGACCCGCACGGCCGTTCTCCGCAATGACGGCTCACTGGGCCCATTGACCCGCGGCCAGTTGGTGCGGGTGACCGCGTGGGTCTGGACAGCCGAAGGCGCATGGGTCGGTCTCGTCGCAGATCAGACCGGTGAGCGTGCGACCACCACGAAGCCGGCCGTCCGTTGGGTGCGGACGCGGGCGCAACGCTGGACCCGAGTCACGATGCTGGTGGCCGGGATGGCACCGGGGAGCCAACTCACCCTGAAGGCCACCTCCTCCGCCGGAGGGACCGGTGCTGAGCTCCGCCTCGACGACGTGCGCGTGGAGACGGTCCGGGACAACGCTGCGGGGTGGCTCGACAACGGGTGCGCCACGAACACCCAGGGCATCCCCTCGTGCGGGACGTACCTGGGAGCCACCTATGGCTCCAACAGCGACCCTTCGGGCTGGGAGCGCGAGATGGGGACCGCTCTGGGCGTGCGCCGCACCTACTTCGCCGCGGATCAGGTGGACTGGGCCATGGAGGTGGCCGCGGCGGATCTCGCCGCGGGCCGTGTGCCCTGGATCAGCTTCAAGCTGCCCGATAGTTGGGCGTCTGCGGCGTCCGGCGCCGACGACGAATGGGCTCGGAGCCTCGCTAGCCGCCTGAGCCGCCTGCCTGGGCCGGTCTGGCTCGCCTTCCACCACGAACCCGAGGGGGACGGGCCGATCGACGACTGGGTCGCGATGCAGCGCCGCCTCTCCGGCATCGTCCACGACAGGGCGCCGCGGGTGGCCTACACCGTGATCCTCACCGGGTGGCATCAGGTCGAGGGTGATCCGGAGTTCGCCTTGGACCGGCTGGTCCCGGAGGACCTCGACGTCGATCTGGTCGGCTTCGACCTCTACAACTGGCTGGGAGCCACGCGCGAGGACGGAACCGAGGTGACCGAAGCGACGCCGGTGGTCCGGGGGTACTTGGACCCGCTGAGCAGCTGGGCCAGACAACGGCGGCTCCCATGGGCGTTGGCGGAGACGGCGCAGACCGACCTGGCCAGCCGCCGAAATCCGGCCTGGCTGCCGTCCCTCGTGCGCGCGGTGGAGCAACGGGGCGGGAAGGCAGTCGCCTGGTTCAACACCCGGCTCAACGCGGATCCCACGTTCGTCCTCGCCGGGGAGCGCGAGCGTCGTGAGTTCGCGAGGCTGCTGCGACGCGCTCCTGCGCTGAGAGGGGGAGGGTGAGGATGCCCGCACCGATCGACGCCTACCTCGAGGTGATCGACCAACTCTGGCCAGCCGGATCCCCGAAGTTGAGTCGGGGACCCGCCAGGTCCGGCCACGCCTTCCGTGTCCTGCCCTCGCTGGCGACCCCGCGCATGGTCGTCCCCGCAGACGACGGGCGTGCAGCCGCAGCAGCGATGTTGCGGTTCAGCACCTCCCTCACTCCTCAGGAGTCGGTCAAACGAGTCGCAGCCGCTGTCACGCTCGGGGTCGCGGGTGACCTGACCAGCGGCGACGTGATCGAGGTCGAGTCGCTCGACGGCTCCCTGCAGCAGTTGCTCTCGGAGATCTTCGATCAGCCGGTCAGCGTTGCTCTGTCGATGGGCGTGGCGGACCGGATGAACCGCAAGCCCGTGCTTCAGATCTGCAGCCGGCAAGGCCGTCGCCTCGGGTTCGCGAAGGTGGGTCTCACGCAGCTGACTGCGCCGTTCGTGCGGAACGAGGGACATGCCCTGGGTGAGCTGAACGCCGCGCGGCTCCCCAGGTCGATCGAGGTTCCGAAGCTGATTCACGCGACAACGTGGCGCGGCTGTGAGGTGCTGGTGATGTCGCAGCTGCGGACGACGCCGTGGCAGCCCCCTCATCTCGTCGGGCAGAGGCCCCGCGGAGCCATCGAGGGCTTCTTCGAGGCCTTTCGGCAGCCGGCGGTGCCGGTGACGCGGATGCCGATATGGGAGCGGTGGACCTCCGAAATCGGCGAGCTGAGAGACGGGCGCGCGGCTGTGGCTTTACGCCTTGCCATGGACCGGCTGGTCGAGCGGACCCGGGAGTATGAGACGCCCGTCGGCGCGTGGCATGGCGACTGGGCCCCCTGGAACATGGCACGACGCGGCTCGAGGATTCAGCTCTGGGACTTCGAACGGTTTGAGACCGGTGTTCCGCCGTTGATGGACGACTGTCACTACGAGGTCTTCACTCGTACCCTGAACCAGGGCCTGACCGACGAGTCCTTCCGTGCTGGGATTCGCGCCGCGGTGGGTGAACCGAGTCCCGACCGTCTTCCACAGTTGCTCGGCGCATCCGCATACCTGGTGTCCTTGACGCTGCGCTACCTACTGGCCACGGAGAAGGGCAGGGACATCAGCACGGCCCGTCGTACCGGACTGCTGGCCCTTGAGACGCTGCGTCACTGGTTGGAGGCGGACCGCTGATGAGCTTGAAGAGGACCGTACGGACTGCGACCGGACGGCTGCGGCGAGCGTTGCCGCCGACGCTGGTGAAGCGTCTGCGCGGGGTCGTCCAAGGGTGGGGGCTGCTGACGGCGAGATGGCGCCCAGCCCCGGACTTCATCGTAGTGGGCGCCCAACGTTCGGGAACCACGAGCCTGTTCAGGCTGCTCGCGGCCCATCCGCTGGTCCGACGGCCCACCCAGGTGAAGGGGGTCGGATACTTCGACCTTGAGTACGACCGGGGGATGCGGTGGTACCGATCCCACTTCCCCCTTCGACGTCGGAGCTCCGGGCTCTTGGCCTTTGAGTCCAGCGGCTACTACCTCTTCCATCCCCTCGCGGCCCGACGGATCGCCGAGAGCCTGCCGGACGTGAAGGTGGTGGTCGTCGTCCGCGACCCCGTGGAGAGGGCCTCCTCAGCGCATGGCCACGAGCGGCGCCGCGGCTTCGAGGACCTGGACTTCGAGGAGGCGCTCGCGAGGGAGGAGGAGCGCCTCGCGGGAGCGGTCGAACAGCTCACCAGCGACCAGCACAGCGAGAACTACGAGCACCGGCATCACGGCTACCTGGCTCGCAGCCGCTATCACGAGCAGATCGAGCGGTATGTCGCCGCGCTGGGGCGTGAGCGCGTCTTCATCGTCGACGCAGGGCGCATGTTCGCCGATCCGGGATCGGAGCTGCAGCCTTTGGAGGAGTGGCTGGGACTGCCGCGGAGCACCATGCCGCCGTTGGAGCGGTGGAATGCAGGCGCGTCGGCGTCTCTCGATCCGCGGCTGGAGGAGCGCCTGCGCGACTACTTCGAACCGCTTGACCGGCAGCTTGCCGACCTGATGGGTCGAACGCCGTCGTGGCGCTCAGACCAGCCCCTCTCGGATTAGTCGCTCCACCACCCGTTCGCCGGCGTTTCCGTCGTCGAGCGGGCAGTAGGTCTGGATGAACTGCTCAAGCTTGGCCCCATGCGCCTGGCCGACCAGTCCCGCGTCGGCGAGCAACTGGGCCAGATCCTCAACGGTGCGGACGACGGGTCCCGGTGCCCACTCTTGGTAGTCGACGTAGAAGCCTCGAGTCTCCTCGTATCGCTCCAGGTCCGGCACAT encodes:
- a CDS encoding glycoside hydrolase family 26 protein, with product MATLLMVVSAPLALAADSTVARLASFDGSTAGWKVAERSTRLAHAAGSGSGAARVYKVRQGLRATLTQRTGNEVILRRGETAFVQTSVQTSRARTVILWVTQRSASGKVLRAQSVRRDLRGGTWATMSLKTPSAGDGSRLRVSIVAPRLRRATMKVDYVKVAVETPAPVQPAPVQPAPTQPAPAQPAPVQTCVNDPMGIPSSGSYAGATVSGTSSLSGREAQFGTTLPIRRDYFGPGDIDKAVSKVRADHAAKRLPWISFKLPGTWKQMADGEYDAWVRELTAKLAATDGPVWVAFHHEPENDSQPVAEWTRMQARLSKIVHAGSDNVAFTIILMGWHQAYGTDPRLKLDALWPGDGTVDVLGLDPYNWYGHVRSDGARISDRSDLTKYWNVFSSFAKAHGTRWGVAEIAYNDSAAELDPAWISRAYSQMTAAGGVAMSYFDTSYNTLGNTWVLDLAIKRQEVAKNIAQSRRIC
- a CDS encoding glycosyltransferase family 2 protein — translated: MGETDVDVVIATKDRPELLRLALDAVRRQDHDGVVRTFVVFDQSEPDFSIASDDPRRPVRVITNSRKPGLAGARNSGVEAGDAPFVAFCDDDDEWLPAKVSRQLSAFRAHPEALTSVTGIFVLYRGREMPRVPDPADLRLDRLVRDRVMEAHPSTVMVRRTALDGPIGWVNEDVPGSHGEDYDWILRAARAGQFAVVGEPLVKVVWGQSMFSTKWPTIIAATDYLLEQHPEFQRDRKALARMYGQRAFALAASGRRREAFSQVWKTARANPTEKRIPVALTVAMGLVRGEQVMDLAHRTGRGI
- a CDS encoding sulfotransferase domain-containing protein, whose amino-acid sequence is MSLKRTVRTATGRLRRALPPTLVKRLRGVVQGWGLLTARWRPAPDFIVVGAQRSGTTSLFRLLAAHPLVRRPTQVKGVGYFDLEYDRGMRWYRSHFPLRRRSSGLLAFESSGYYLFHPLAARRIAESLPDVKVVVVVRDPVERASSAHGHERRRGFEDLDFEEALAREEERLAGAVEQLTSDQHSENYEHRHHGYLARSRYHEQIERYVAALGRERVFIVDAGRMFADPGSELQPLEEWLGLPRSTMPPLERWNAGASASLDPRLEERLRDYFEPLDRQLADLMGRTPSWRSDQPLSD